Below is a genomic region from Elusimicrobiota bacterium.
TTTGACTATGCGCCTTGGCGAACGGTTGCCCAAAGATTACGGGCCGCCGCGCGTTTTGCCCGGATTGCCAGGTGCGGGGGACTTTGCGCCTGCTTCTGATTTCGGCTGGTATATTTTTGGAGGAGTCGATGGCCGGGCAGTGGCGCAGAACATCTTTCTCGATGGAAACACCTTCCGTGACAGTCGAACCGTGGACAAGGAACCATTTGTCGGCGACTTGCAGTTTGGATTCGTCGTTGACTGGTCCGATATTCGCATTGGCTACACTCATGTCTTTCGCTCGCGCGAATTCACCACCGCTGACGGTAGCGACGAATTCGGCGCCGTTGCTGTTTCATTTAAGTTTTTGCAGTAGAATCTCCCAACGAAGTGGCATTTCAAATACCCTTATGTAACTGCACCATCGAATTATGGGGGTAAAATTTGTGCACTTGGCGAATGAGGGAGCCGAATTGTATGGCAGAATGTATGGCAACGATTCGGGAATCGCTCGAAAACGTATGAAAATCAAACACTCTTATTTTGGTGATACTACGTGGGATGCCATTACGATGGTTCCGCGGCCCGCGCAGTAAGAATTCGCCCAGCCTAATTCCCCGCCGAATCAGCCCTCACTAAAGTCGCTCCCCAAAAAGCCAATTCCCTCGACGGAAATTGCAAACGTCGTCGATAAAACGCGGGTTCGCGCTCCGTTGGGCATCGTCGTTTCTTGGCTGATTTCGAGAAAATTTGGAGCAATCCAAGGCGGTATTTTGGGATCGCCCGAAGTGGGCAGGAATGAGCAGTTGTGAGCAAGAGTGAGCATCGCTGTATGGGAAAACGTATGGGAAAGATTCGGAATTTGCCAGCACTCCGGGCGAAGAAATAGGGCGGAGTATGGGAAAAGTGTATGGGAAAACAAAATACGATGGCACCTTTGGCACGAATTCTGATGAGAAATATACATAGGGCGGCATTGTTATTTTTTCAAATCCCATTGATTTACAGCCAATTCCGTCTTACGCTTTCCCCATACTTAGCCCCAATTGCGCGACTCGTGCTTTATAGAGCAATGAATTGGAGGAATTCTAAATGGTCATTTTGAGAAAAGTTACCGCAACGGATTACTTGTGGATTCATTAATCTGATGCTGACGAATAAATTTCTATTAATACCGTTGCTCACATGTTTTTTATTTTTTGGATGCGCGGGGTTAACCACAAGAAACAACGTTGATGCCAGGGGTGTTCTTGGTGTTATCACCAAAGTAAATAAGAATAAGTTTTATGTTTCCAAAGTTTGGGAAAATTCCGCAGCAGAAAGCATGGGTTTAAAAGTTGGTGATACGATCAGTTCATTTAATGGGAGGGAAATAGAAACCCGAGACGATCGAATAGATTATTTTGATTACATTATTAATTCACCGCATCAACCAATCGAGTTGACTGTTAGCCGTAATGGATCTTTATTGACACTAAGCGGTACGTTGGGTGGTATTCGGGTTCAGCAGGAAGACCAGGTTTTTGATGAATTATCCAAGTTAATTTACATTGGAGATAATGTCTCGGTTGCGTTTGTCGTTGACAATATACAGTGCGCAAGTTGTGCCGGGTTTAATGTTAGGGAATGGAAAGAAGGAATGAAAACAGATCTTCTCAGCAAAACCGAATCAGCTTATATCAGTGCTGGAAAAAACCACAAAAATTTCAGGATAGTCGACAGGAGTAAAATTGAAAAATTATTAGCGGAGATACATTTTCAAATGACTGGAGCCGTCTCTCCTGAGCAGGTTCAACAAATCGGCAAGATGTCCGGAGCGTCACATATTGGTTTTATAAGCTTTTCCAGAATGGGGTCTGCAAATGCTCCTCAGGATTTGGTTGTCGTAAGGCTTTTGGATGTGAAAACTGGGGATGTTGTCGCCTCGCAGAGGTGGGACTAATCCCGAACAACTTATCAAATGATGGTCAATTGGGGTTCCTGCCGCAATAGGATTGCGCCCTGTCTGATTAGAGCAATTCCCCAGCTCTCACTTTCCTTCCTGTAATGCAATTGTATTTGGATTCAATTTAGGCCCGCCATATTTGAATTATCGACAGATTGTCACAGAAATATCACTAGATGAATTTATATTAGGGGGGTGCGTGGATTAATAGGAGGGAATGGATATGCGAAAATTTCTGATATTCGGCTTTAGCATTTACTCAGTGTTTCTTCTTTCCGGTTGTAACCGTCAGGCGTTGGTAGCCGTCTTGAGGGGTGTGGGGGATGGTATGCAGGAATCCAGTCGAAAAATGTCGTGCGACGCGGACCCTAACTGTATAAATGTGAATGTCCAGAGATGAACGATTTAGCGATGAATATTGGAGATGATCAATGTGGGAAATGTGGCCATAACCTGATGGCGCATTCAATTCGCGAGGAGTTCTTTTATGGCACCTCGAGGTCAGTAGTGTCGCCCGACAGAAAATTTGGGCCGTGCTCGGAAATGCCTATGGACGATCGGCAATGTGATTGTGAGTGCTTTGAAAAAAGACAAAACAGTGCCAAGAGCTAAATATATTTTCCATTTTGGGGAGTGCGAATTTAATCTGAGGCATATATAAAAATGGTCTATCTCGCATCGGTAATTATTGTTTTAGTCGCAGCAGGATTCGCATGTTATTGTTTGTTTCATTTTTTTATTGGGTTCATTTGTGGAAGAGCGGAAAACCGAAGGCTCGAAAAAATATACCTGGAACTTTTCAACTGTAAAGACCCGGCAAGAAGGCAAGAACTTTACAAGTTTTATGGTACGACTGATGAGTGCAAGGAATACATAGAGACTGGAATACTCGCTGGGAGGCCGTTAATGGAAGGAGAATTGAATGAGATGAGGCGTGTCCAAGGCAAAATTTGATTACGGAAGAAATTTAGATTATTAGTCCGAAATCATGCCTATTTTTCGGTTAACTTCCCCAAATATCTGATCGCCGTTTGATTGTTGGGTTCCATTTCGAGAGCCCGTTTCCAAAGTGTAATGGCTTTTTCCTGCTCACCATCCAAATAGAATGCAGATCCCATCCGGCCAATTGCCGTCGCATTCATCGAGTCAATCCGGAGTGCGTCTTCACATTTTTTGACCGCTAATTCGTAGCGCCCGTCATAAATGGCTGTGAAAGCTTCTTGAATAATTTCTTCAACTCGTGATGGGTGATTTTTGGATTTTATGGTGGTCTTGGCTTTTGCGTGAGACAGTGTCGGAACCCAGGGGAGCAAATAATCGTCTTGTTGAGAGGTCATGACTCCTGTTGGGATATTTTCCTCTCCCTGCAGTATGCCAATAGAACTATACCCCAGAAAAAATAGGCCGACGTTCAGCACAAGAAAAGATTTCAACAGAGTATGTTCCATTATTTACACCGTTCGCCGATATGTCATGGTTCGGGCCACAATGGTTTCCAGAATTCTGGCCACTGTTTCCATGAATCCAAAATATTGAAGAGAATGGGATCTTGAGCCTTAACGTTTTTTTCGACAATCCTGTGCATATTCAACGAATAATCATTAATGGCATCAATTAGAAATTCATGTGCCAATTCTCTGCTTGTTAAACAAGGCATTGTCCATCCATTTCCTTTCTCGTCCAAGTCGACATAGAGTGCAAGAACCCGGGCCCGATGCCTTTCGTTTGGTTTACGATGTTTAAGTTTTTCCCGTATTTCGGAAATATTTTTATCGGCAGTAATATATTCCGAAGAGCCAGGCTTGGATTTCATCATGATCTGCATCAAATCGGAAATTTGTGATCCTTTTGATCCGCGCATTGTAATGCTTAGTTGAGAGTGCATTTGCTTCTCAATGTGGTTGTCGCAGAGGCGAACAATATTTTGGGTGGTAATTGATCCGGGAGCCGTATGATTCTTTTTTAGCAATCCTTCGATGATTCTCGACCTACCCAATTCTTCTCGCCCAAAAGCAGAAAGAACAACACAGCCAGAGTAATATTTCTTCTCGAACAGACAGACAGCTTGTTCCAGCAAAAACCCGGATTGCTGCAATGCATAGAGACACCCCTTGAGCAAGAATTCTGTGGTTACCTTTTTGGGAACTGATTTCATGGTTGAAGAGATTGTATGCATTCCGCTGATTTATTTTTGGAGGAATTCATCGCTGAGGAGACGGCGACCATCTCCATAACATCCGGCGCGTAGGATTTCAGAAGAGGCATGACCGTTTTTGTATCGTTGACGTAAGGCGCGAGCCACAGGTTCTCATTCTCCTGCCCCAAAATTACCGGCATCCTGTCATGGATTGTGGCGACCAGTTGATTGGGTTCCGTCGTCACGATTGAAAACGTCTCAAATTCCTTCCCGTCTGGCCGCTTCCATCGGTCCCAAAGCCCCGCCATCGCGTATGGCGCGTGATCTTTCATCATCACGCGGTAGGGAGTTTTTTTCTTTCCCTCGCGCGCCCACTCAAAAAAACCGTCCGTTAGCACTAAGCACCGCTTATTTTTAAAGGAGTCCCGGAACGATGGCTTTTCGGCCACTGTTTCCGCGCGCGCGTTTAAACAATGGAGGCCGATTTTGGGGTCTTTCGCCCAGTGCGGGATGAGGCCGAACATCATTCGTTTGAGAAAACGTTTGTCGCCTTCTTGGACGACGACACAGGCGAGGTCGGTGGGCGCGATGTTGTAGTCGGGGAGCAAATCAATGTCAGGGCCTTCGAAAAGAAATCGTTTTCGAAGGACATCAATCAAACTAACGCGGGAGAAGCGGCTGCACATTCCGCCATTTTATTTGAATCCGCGTTTGTTTGATACGAATTGGTTTGATTTGTGGGAGCTGGCGCGGGCTCCGGTGTGTTTTGAGTGCCGGCCGCCAAGGGCAGGGTGTGGTGACCATTTTGGCGCTCTTTCATCGACGGGATTTTCGTGACGGCGGTGTCGCTGCTGGACGGCAGCAGGTGCGCGTAAATTTGCGTGGTGACGATGGAGGAATGACCCATCATGGAACGGATGCGGTTCATGTCGACGCCTTGGATCGCCAAATGCGACGCGAACGAATGTCTCAATGTATGGAGCGACCCCCGTTTGATGCCCGCGCGTTTTCTCAGCCTTGAAAAATTGACCGAAAGGATGTTCGGTTTAGAGTTCCACGGAACAACGTTCGTTTGCCCTGGGGAAACCTTTTCCCACGCTTTGAGGCAATCCAAGAGGTCCGGGTGAAATGGGATCTCGCGCGCCTCGCGGTCTTTGGGGTTCCATTGTTCGTTGGGGGCGACCTTGAGTCGCCGCCTTTGAAAATCAACGTCAACCCAGCGAAGGTTGAGCATTTCGCCCAAGCGAAGTCCCGCATATAGGCCCAAATGAAGAACCACCCGCCAGAACGGGTCGGCGGCGGCGATCAGTTTGTCGATTTCCTCCATCGTGAAGAACACAGGATGGCGCTTCACCTCCGGCATTTTCCGGACGCCCCAGATATTCGTGGAGGCGTAACCCCACTCGGCGGCTTTTTTCATCATGGTCTTGAGAGTGACCAACTCGCGATTGATTGTGGTGCCCATGATGCCCATGTTTTTTCGGATCCCTTTGAACTCTTCCAATACCTCCGGCGTCAAATCCGTGAGCCGGCGTATTTTCATGGCGCGGTCAAAATTATTCAGGACGGATTTGGCCCGAATGACCGTGTCCTTGGCGTGGTCAGGCGTGATGAAGGTGAGATATTTTTCTTTGTAATCTTCCCAGGTTATTTCCCGGTCGACGCCGCTTCTTTTATCTCGAATCTGTTTTTCAAGTTCTCCGACTTTGATTTTGGCCATGCGCCCGTCTGTGCCAAGCGCTTTTTCCACCACCTTCCCACCCTCCCGCCAATAAGCGGAGTAGGAATTCCCTCGTTTCCTTAATGTGACAGCCATGCGATTGCTCCTCCCAATTTATGAATTGTGCAAGCGGACCCACCGGTACAATGTCTCCGGCTCGAACCGAAATGTCCGCTTGGTTAATTTAACCGCCCGGATTTCTCCCAGGTACACCCACCGCCGAAGCGTGCAAACCGATATTTTTAGAAAGGCCGCGGCCTCTTTTGTTGTCAGCAATCGCTGCGGCGGCGGTTGGTTATCCACACAGACCTACCTTCGTTGGGGCAACTAATCAAGGACAATGCCCTACGATGAATAAAGGCCTGAATTGGCAGGCACATGGGGACATTTTTTTCGGCCATTTTCAGATTGCCTATTAAAAAAATCTTGATAAAATGACACGTTTTTCGCCGTTCTTGGGTTGTCCTATCCCCTTCGCAAGCTCGGTCCCTAGAGTTGGTTTGTGTTGTTGATGGGTTAGCCTCACAAATTAAATTCTGAGGAGACCGTAGTGAACTGAAGATCTGGAACGAGGCCTGATCTACCTCCCTCCGTTTCATGGGCGACGCCCATGAACGAAGATTGGCGCCACGATTTTTGAGCTTCTCCGCCGGCCCCTCCTAAAAAGGAGCTCCAACGTGGCAACCCTCAACCTTCGCCGTTTCTCCAACCCAGAAGCGCTTAAAGTCGTATCCCCGAATCATCTCTCGCAGTTGCTCTTACCATTCCAGTCATACTTTTCCCGCCGCGGTGTCGATGTTGCCGCCCTTGAATCTTCGACCGAATTCGACTTCGCCAGATTGGTGGGCGTTCTTATGGCTCCCGACGAGGAAACGCCAAAAGAACTTTCCGACCAACTTTATTTGATTCACGAAATGGCGTCGGAAGATGGCGCGGAAACACTCGTTCATGAAGCCAAGGAGCACGGCATCGATTTGGAAGGGGCCGACATCACTCCTGCGGATGTCGCGATCCAGATGTTTCTTAAGAACCGAGAATTATTGGAACGAAAACACGCGGAACAGTTCATTCACCGGCCCCGCTCCTTTGAATATTTCCAAGTTGAAAAAAATCCTGTCCCAGAATTCACGCCGCCGGACGCCGACCAAATAAAAGCGCTTGAATCCGATTTGAGTGAGTGGTTTCTGAGTAGGAAGAGAGGGGGTAATTGCCGGGTGTTCTTTTTTTCGCAAGACGATGGAGTATGGTTTATGGTTCGTCACGGCGACCTTTACAAGCGGGAAGGAACCATGGACAAGGAAAAATCAGGCAGCGTTTGCTTTCGCCCTGAGGTGTTCGATGTCTTGAGATACGATGCCGCAACGAAAGAAATCGGGATTCACGCTGCTTCTAAAAAGGATAAAGAGGTTTACCGGAAGCAGTTTGGATTTCGCATCTTTGGAGATGAAAATTTTTTCCCCGGCGAGGAGAAATACACCTTGGAACCGCTGAGAGCGGCTGGTGCGGCCTCCCTTGTGTGCGATGGCTTCGCTGAAATCGAGTGGATTCGGCTCAAAGAGGTCCACTTTCTCTGGGGCGGACCGAAAGGCGAGCGTGAGATTCGCAGGGCTGATGATCTCTTCGCCTCTTGGGAGCGGACCGAGAGAAAAATTCATCCGAGCGCACGAATTGTCCGCGCCAGCTTTTCCGTCAAATTTGCGGACGCGAAGACGCCTCGAACGCTGACGCTGCTTCCGTCCAATGTGGCTCACTATGTCCGTGATCACGATGGCCTCACGTTGGAGAGATTTCTGCTGGAGCGCGGATTCATTATTCGCCGCCCCGATGAACAGGAGACGCCAGATGAGAAACAGGGCGATTTGGTCCGCGTTTGAGACGTCTCCCGGCGGTGTCCGGGCCATTGTTGACTGGAAGGAAGTCCTTGGGCTTCATTTCGATTCAGTCAAACCGTACCTGAAGCCCACGCAGGGATTGGCCACTTCGGTCCCATGCCGTGCGAAGCCGCAATGCGGGTGCGACCATGCTGTCGTCGAACACAAGCGAGACGACCTTGTTTCCGTGTGCCGATGCGAGCCGAAGCGGTGCGATACGGCGCAGATTGACAGGACCGACACCGTTGTTGCCGAGTTAAACCTCACTGCGGTTGGCGGTGCCATTGCCGAAGCGCTTGGGGCCAAGTCTGACGATCACGGAATCGATGGACTCCTTTTTACTCGTCAGGTAGGGACCTACTCGCCGCAAGTCGGCGTCAATATTCCGCTGATTTTGACAGTGCAATCCTGCCCGGCTGACCTACAGACGGTTGCCGAACGCCTTTTGGCGAAAGATGATCGCCCGTTTGTGTTGCTTTCGCCAACGGAGCGCCATTGGAAACCGGAGTGCGACCGATTGTTAAGAGGAAGAAAGGCGGCGTTTATTCCACTATCCGACGCGGTGACCTGGAATGGGAGCCTATCCGCAAAACAGAGCATTGCGGACATGGTTCCTGACACCCTTGCCGCCGTCTTGCCGCCCACGAAAGACAGATGTGTTCTGAGGAAAGATGGTGCGACATGGACCATCGTGTTTCAGGATCTGACTAAAACAGTCCGCCACTCAATAGGCATGGAATATATTGCCCGTCTTATCCGAAATCCCGGTCAAAATATCATCGTGTCGTTACTACGCGCTGTGGTCAAACAGCAAGATGAGACGATTATCTTAGGCTCCGCAGGCACCATCTTGGATCAAAAAGCGCTCAATGATTACAAAGAACGGATTGACGAGATCGAAGAAGAATTGGAAACGGCAAGCGGTGATCGAAAAGCCACGCTCCTCCAGGACCGGGAAACCCTGTTAGTGGAAATTGGGCGGGCCACTGGCCTTGGTGGAAGGATGAGGCATCAGAGTGATGATTTGGATCGAGCCCGAAAATCTGTTTCCGCCGCAATTTATCGAGCGTTAACGAAGATCAATGCCGTCCATCCATCCTTTCACCAACATTTGGATCGTGCCCTTGATCTGGGTTTTGTCCTGTCGTACAGGCCCAGTGAACCGCTAGTTTGGGCCGCCGAGTAGTTCCTCCTCCCCGTCGTTTCTCATCAAGAATTAACCCTACTCCGCCCTAAAAAGACCGTTTCTCATTGATTTAGGGTCATTTTCCACGTCTGAAACCCCTTGGGATTCGTGTCCCTTGGGGTTTTTTTATGTCTGGTATTTTTTGTGTGGCGCCCGCCACATCCGCTGTCGCGCCTTGTCTCGGAGGCGCGCAATGCGGCCGGAATGTAAGCGGGGTTGAACCCTGACCTACAACCAAGTCCGAGCCATGCCCGCCTCGAGGAGGCGGTATGGCGGATTCATCACGGACACATGATTGGAAAAGGATCGAGAAGGAAATTCAGTGCCCGAACTATCAGCAAATACTTCAGGAATTGAGCCGGAAGCATGTCGCGATGCGCCCATTTAACACGTGGATGGACGTCGTCGATTTCATGCGGAAAGGGGGATCGGAGGACCCATCAAAAGACGGCATTCTGCGAATTATTTTTCAGGCGCATTGCGTGGATCAAAACCACCATTGGCGAACCGTTCTGCTCGCGATTTTTTGGCCGGCTCTTGTATCCATCCACTGGCAGAAGCGACATTGGGACTCGGACCTGGATGAGCGCTGGCAGAACATCGTCTGGACATTTTTGCGGGTCATAAGCCGTCTCG
It encodes:
- the yedK gene encoding putative SOS response-associated peptidase YedK → MIDVLRKRFLFEGPDIDLLPDYNIAPTDLACVVVQEGDKRFLKRMMFGLIPHWAKDPKIGLHCLNARAETVAEKPSFRDSFKNKRCLVLTDGFFEWAREGKKKTPYRVMMKDHAPYAMAGLWDRWKRPDGKEFETFSIVTTEPNQLVATIHDRMPVILGQENENLWLAPYVNDTKTVMPLLKSYAPDVMEMVAVSSAMNSSKNKSAECIQSLQP
- the xerC_4 gene encoding Tyrosine recombinase XerC, with the translated sequence MAVTLRKRGNSYSAYWREGGKVVEKALGTDGRMAKIKVGELEKQIRDKRSGVDREITWEDYKEKYLTFITPDHAKDTVIRAKSVLNNFDRAMKIRRLTDLTPEVLEEFKGIRKNMGIMGTTINRELVTLKTMMKKAAEWGYASTNIWGVRKMPEVKRHPVFFTMEEIDKLIAAADPFWRVVLHLGLYAGLRLGEMLNLRWVDVDFQRRRLKVAPNEQWNPKDREAREIPFHPDLLDCLKAWEKVSPGQTNVVPWNSKPNILSVNFSRLRKRAGIKRGSLHTLRHSFASHLAIQGVDMNRIRSMMGHSSIVTTQIYAHLLPSSSDTAVTKIPSMKERQNGHHTLPLAAGTQNTPEPAPAPTNQTNSYQTNADSNKMAECAAASPALV